A genomic region of Tamandua tetradactyla isolate mTamTet1 chromosome 2, mTamTet1.pri, whole genome shotgun sequence contains the following coding sequences:
- the LOC143660807 gene encoding interferon omega-1-like gives MALLLSLLMALVVFSSGLVSSLGCGLFQNHVLVSKNTFMLLGQMRRISPFSCLKDRTDFRFPQEMVEASRVQKAQALSVLHEMLQQIFNLFHTEASSAVWNTTLLEQLLSGLHRQLEDLETCLLQEMGEEGSLLGMQDPTLAMRRYFQGIHLYLQEKKHSHCAWEIVRMELRRCVFVINQFARKIKK, from the coding sequence ATGGCCCTCCTGCTCTCTCTACTGATGGCCCTGGTGGTGTTCAGCTCTGGCCTTGTTTCATCTCTGGGCTGTGGTCTGTTTCAAAATCATGTCTTGGTCAGCAAAAACACCTTCATGCTTTTGGGCCAGATGAGGAGAATCTCCCCTTTCTCCTGTCTGAAGGACAGGACTGACTTCAGATTCCCCCAGGAGATGGTGGAGGCCAGCCGGGTCCAGAAGGCCCAGGCCCTGTCTGTCCTCCACGAGATGCTCCAGCAGATCTTCAACCTCTTCCACACAGAGGCCTCCTCTGCTGTTTGGAACACGACCCTCCTGGAACAACTCCTCTCAGGACTTCACCGCCAGCTGGAGGACCTTGAGACCTGTTTGCTGCAGGAGATGGGAGAAGAAGGATCTCTCCTGGGAATGCAGGACCCCACACTGGCCATGAGGAGATACTTCCAGGGAATCCATCTCTATCTGCAAGAGAAGAAACATAGTCACTGTGCCTGGGAGATTGTTAGAATGGAACTTAGGAGATGTGTTTTTGTCATCAACCAATTTGCAAGAAAGATTAAGAAGTAA
- the KLHL9 gene encoding kelch-like protein 9, translating into MTDRSVLRGATVTVLDKERELSRFLGDNLDSFKTLRLLPLSGRHLSVQEGGFHMKVSLGNSEMGVSAHLQPCKPGTTRFFTSNTHSSVVLQGFDQLRIEGLLCDVTLIPGDGDEIFPVHRAMMASASDYFKAMFTGGMKEQDLMCIKLHGVNKVGLKKIIDFIYTAKLSLNMDNLQDTLEAASFLQILPVLDFCKVFLISGVSLDNCVEVGRIANTYNLIEVDKYVNNFILKNFPALLSTGEFLKLPFERLAFVLSSNSLKHCTELELFKAACRWLRLEDPRMDYAAKLMKNIRFPLMTPQDLINYVQTVDFMRTDNTCVNLLLEASNYQMMPYMQPVMQSDRTAIRSDSTHLVTLGGVLRQQLVVSKELRMYDERAQEWRSLAPMDAPRYQHGIAVIGNFLYVVGGQSNYDTKGKTAVDTVFRFDPRYNKWMQVASLNEKRTFFHLSALKGHLYAVGGRSAAGELATVECYNPRMNEWSYVAKMSEPHYGHAGTVYGGLMYISGGITHDTFQNELMCFDPDTDKWTQKAPMTTVRGLHCMCTVGDKLYVIGGNHFRGTSDYDDVLSCEYYSPTLDQWTPIAAMLRGQSDVGVAVFENKIYVVGGYSWNNRCMVEIVQKYDPEKDEWHKVFDLPESLGGIRACTLTVFPPEENPGSPSRESPLSAPTDHS; encoded by the coding sequence ATGACTGACAGAAGTGTCCTGAGGGGCGCCACAGTGACTGTTCTTGATAAAGAAAGAGAGCTCTCCCGTTTCTTGGGAGACAATCTTGATTCCTTTAAAACGTTGAGGTTACTGCCTCTTTCCGGGAGACATCTCTCTGTGCAAGAAGGCGGCTTTCACATGAAAGTGTCACTTGGTAACAGCGAAATGGGTGTTTCTGCCCATTTGCAGCCTTGCAAGCCAGGAACCACACGGTTTTTTACCAGCAATACGCACAGTTCAGTGGTATTGCAAGGTTTTGATCAACTTAGAATAGAAGGATTACTTTGTGATGTGACCCTGATACCAGGTGATGGAGATGAAATCTTTCCTGTTCACAGAGCTATGATGGCGTCTGCTAGTGATTATTTCAAGGCGATGTTCACAGGTGGAATGAAAGAACAGGATTTAATGTGCATCAAGCTTCATGGCGTGAACAAGGTTGGTCTGAAGaaaatcattgattttatttatactGCAAAACTTTCTCTTAATATGGACAATCTTCAGGACACACTTGAAGCTGCCAGTTTTTTACAGATTTTACCTGTTTTGGACTTCTGCAAAGTATTTCTTATATCAGGGGTCTCTTTAGATAACTGTGTTGAAGTTGGACGAATTGCTAACACCTACAATCTTATAGAAGTGGATAAATATGTTAATAACTTCATCCTTAAGAATTTTCCAGCATTATTGAGTACTGGAGAATTCCTAAAGCTCCCATTTGAACGGCTTGCCTTTGTGCTTTCCAGTAATAGTCTGAAGCACTGTACTGAACTTGAACTCTTCAAGGCTGCTTGCCGCTGGCTAAGGTTGGAAGACCCTCGGATGGATTATGCTGCAAAATTGATGAAGAACATCCGATTTCCACTGATGACACCACAGGACCTCATCAATTATGTGCAGACAGTAGATTTCATGAGGACGGACAATACCTGTGTGAATTTGCTTTTGGAAGCTAGCAATTACCAAATGATGCCATATATGCAGCCAGTAATGCAGTCAGACAGAACTGCCATTCGATCTGATTCAACTCACTTGGTTACATTAGGAGGAGTGTTGAGACAGCAGCTGGTTGTCAGTAAAGAATTACGAATGTATGATGAAAGGGCACAAGAGTGGAGATCTTTAGCCCCCATGGATGCTCCTCGTTACCAGCATGGCATTGCTGTCATTGGAAACTTCCTTTATGTAGTTGGTGGTCAAAGCAATTATGATACCAAAGGAAAAACTGCTGTCGATACAGTTTTCAGATTTGATCCTCGGTATAATAAATGGATGCAAGTTGCATCATTAAATGAGAAGCGCACATTTTTCCACTTGAGTGCCCTCAAAGGGCATTTGTATGCAGTTGGTGGGCGCAGTGCAGCTGGTGAACTGGCTACAGTTGAATGTTACAACCCAAGAATGAATGAGTGGAGCTATGTTGCAAAAATGAGTGAACCTCACTATGGCCATGCTGGAACAGTGTATGGAGGCTTAATGTATATTTCAGGAGGTATTACACATGACACTTTCCAAAATGAGCTCATGTGTTTTGACCCAGATACCGACAAATGGACACAGAAGGCTCCGATGACTACAGTCAGAGGTCTGCATTGCATGTGTACAGTTGGAGACAAGCTCTATGTCATTGGTGGCAATCACTTCAGAGGGACAAGTGATTATGATGATGTACTAAGCTGTGAATACTATTCACCAACTCTTGACCAGTGGACACCAATTGCTGCTATGTTAAGAGGTCAGAGTGATGTTGGAGTTGctgtctttgaaaataaaatctatgtCGTTGGTGGATATTCTTGGAATAATCGATGTATGGTAGAGATTGTCCAAAAATATGACCCTGAAAAAGATGAATGGCACAAAGTTTTTGACCTTCCAGAGTCACTTGGTGGCATTCGAGCTTGTACCCTCACAGTTTTTCCACCTGAAGAAAACCCTGGGTCACCGTCTAGAGAATCACCTCTTTCTGCACCTACAGATCATTCCTAG